One window of the Ictidomys tridecemlineatus isolate mIctTri1 chromosome 11, mIctTri1.hap1, whole genome shotgun sequence genome contains the following:
- the LOC101969785 gene encoding uncharacterized protein LOC101969785, with protein MSYQQQQCKQPCQPPPVCPPPKCSEPCPPPKCPEPCPPPKCPEPCPPRQYQQKCPPVQPPPPCQQKCPPKSK; from the coding sequence ATGTCTTATCAACAGCAGCAGTGCAAGCAGCCCTGCCAGCCTCCCCCAGTGTGCCCACCCCCCAAGTGTTCTGAGCCATGCCCACCCCCCAAGTGCCCTGAGCCATGCCCACCCCCCAAGTGTCCGGAGCCATGCCCACCTAGACAGTATCAGCAGAAATGCCCTCCTGTGCAGCCTCCTCCACCCTGCCAGCAGAAGTGCCCACCCAAGAGCAAGTAA